TGCGCGACTTTCTCCGAGCGATGAACTTCCGCCCATAGCCGATCGACTGCCCCGGTTCAATCTCCTTGATAAAGACTATCTTCGCTTTCAAGCGCATAGCCTGCCGCAGCTCGATGTCATCCGGCAGCGTCTTCCCGGGTTTCAGACCGTACTGAATGATGCCCGCACGAACCATGTCAAAGGACGATATGTCAAGCAGACGCAGGATCGCCTCCGACTCCGCGATATGGCGAAGGAGCCGTCTGCCGGTGACCTGCTCGACCATCGCACAAGCATCCTTGAACTTCTCGATCTGTCTTTTTGTGAACTCAAGATCACTGTCTGCAACCGAGAAATGCGAGAAGATGCCCTCCAGCTCAACATGGGAAAGCTCCTCCAGCACTCCTGCAAGCGCCGAGGCATCCTCCGGGCAGACGCCGATGCGGCCCATCCCCGTCTCGACCTTCAGATGCACCTTGACCTTTTTCCCCTGCTTGGCGGCTTCCGCATCGAGCTGTTTTGCCAGTTCCTCCGTTGCCACGGTCTGCGTAATGTCGTTCTTGACAATTGACGCGACGCTCTCGGGACCGATGAGACCAAGCACCAAGATCGGCGCGTCGATCCCCGCTTCACGAAGCTCAACGCCCTCATCGGGGGTCGCAGCACCAAGATACGTCGCCCCCTCTGACAGTGCAATTTTTGCCACCTCTATCGCACCGTGTCCATAGCCGTTTGCCTTGACGACAGCGCAAAGCCGTGTCGTCTCGGGCAGCCGCTTCCGGATGAGACGATAGTTGCTGCGAAGCGCGGAACAATCAATTTCTGCCCAAGCGGATCGATTGACAGGGTCATTCACACTCACTTTTGACAGACCTCCTCTTCAGCAAAGAGCTCTTTCTCCGTTTCATAGCCGAAGGCAAACTGCGGAAGGACATTCGGAAAGAAGCGATCGCGGATGAGACGCAGCGTCACGACCGCCATGACAAGGAACCCGATATAGCCGTTGAGACCGTATACGACATTTAAAATCGTGCTGTACGGCACGAAGAGACCGAAGAAGAACCCGACGGCTGCCAGGACAAGCGCCAATACACGGTACTGGGGCGTGCCGTCTGCCGAAAACCGCTGCACAGCCGTCCAAAGAAGCGGACACGCCGTCGTGTAGACCGCGACAAAGATCAATACGCCGAAAAGCGTTGTGAGCCCCGGAGCGATACTTCCGACGATGAGAAGGTTCGGTATCTGCACATTGTAGAGATCGCCGATGCGGCTCATAATGGAAAGTCCGATGAGCGTATTCATTCCGACCAGGAGAAGCGTCGACAGGACGTTCGCACAGAAGAGGGTCTTGAAGTCCTCACGGGAGCCCAGGACAGCGGAGAACGCAGCCAGCATCAAGATGCTGTAGCCGCCGTTGGACAGACCCGCCATCCACCAGTTATCACCGACGCGGGTCATTGTAATTTCACCGGACTCGATGAGCGCCGCATTGGCGGAAAGCATATCGATGTGCTGGAGGAGATGATATAATACCATGGCGACGATGCAGAAGAGCAGGAGCGGCGTGATGCGGCCTATGATGTCGACAAGCTTTCCGAGGCCCAGGGCGACGGAAAAGCCTGCAAGCGCCGCGACGATGCCGGCACCGACATACGTCGGCATCCCAAGTTCCTGATGCAGTGTCGCCGCACCGCCTGCGACCATGACCGCATAGGAGAGATAACAGAAGAGCACGACGAAAAGCTCAACTCCCCAGCCGACATGGCGCCCGAGATAGTATACAAAAGCCCCGCGCCCTTTGCTGACGCGCATCCTCTTGCCTGCCAGAGCAAAGCCGTAATTGGCCACAATAAAGATAATGCATATAACAACAGCGGTTCCGAAAATCATCCATCCGTTCGCCGTATAATACTGTAAGATTTCCTGCCCGGTGGCAACGCCGGTTCCGATCATAAACCCAAGATAAGCACCCGTAATGGTAAGCATTCGACCAATGTTCAAAAGAATCCCCGTCCTTCGATGGAAAATGATGATATGAAACCCAAAGACTGTCCGTCACCGGAAAGCTCCATCGTACACCTTCCGGCTGCCCAATCTTCAAACAAAATGATTAGGATATGATAACATAATATAAATGAATCTGTAAAGATGTTTTTGCCGAAAAGTGCCCCGAAAAGCGCTATACAAGCGAGGCGACTGCACACGTGTTCGTGCAATCGCCTCGCTTGTATTTCACGCTTGCATATACAATATATATGTGCAAACAATCTCTTCTCTTACGCCGTCCAGCCTTTGCGTCCGTGATAGAGACACCACGGCTCCTCCGCCATGTAGTCCCCGTTGTTGTAGTAGGCGGCTCTGGCTCGGCAGCCTCCGCAGGCATTCTTGTAGTCGCAGGCTCCACAGCCGCCCGAATACTCCAGCGTACGCAGCTTTTTAAAGACTTCATTCGACTTCCAGATTTCATCAAACGGCGTCTCGCGAACATCACCGAGTTCCATATTGAGATAGGCGCAAGGCTGCACCTTGCCACGCGGACTGATGATGCAATAGGAGAGACCCGCGAGGCAGCCGCGCTTGAAACGTGTCTTGATGTCGTGCTGCCCGGCGATGCGCAGGAACTGCGGCGCGCAGGTCGGCTTGAGCTCAATATCGACCGTCTCGGACTTCTTCATGATGCGCGTCAAGACATCCTCATACGCCTCGGCGCGGAGAGACTCTTCCTCCATGGTCCGCGCCCGTCCCGTGGGTACGAGGAAGAAGAAATGATGCGCGACGGCTCCGATCTCCACGGCGAAATCCGTGATCGTCTCAAGCTCGTGCTGGTTCCAATCCATGACCGTTGTGTGAATCTGGAAGCCCAGCCCGACCTCGCGGCAGTTCTTCATGCCGCGAACGGCGCCCTCCCAAGCGCCTTCAAATTCACGAAACGCGTTGTGCTTGACGGGATCCATGGAGTCGAGCGATATGCCCATCCCCATCGCTCCCGCAGCCTTGAGCTTTTTTGCCATATCGAGCGTGATGAGCGTACCGTTCGTGCCGAATACGGATCGAAGTCCGAGACTCGTCGCGTGGGCAACCAAATCAACGATATCGGGACGTGTAAGCGGCTCACCGCCGGAGAAAATCATAATCTTGAAGCCTGCCCTGGCAATCTCATTAAGAAGCTTCTTCGCCTCCGCCGTCGAAAGCTCTTCCTCCGCCTTGCAGCCGGCATCGCGATAGCAGTGCTTACAGTACATATTACAGGCATTTGTCGTATTCCAGGAGATAATCATGAGACAGCCTCCCTTACGAGACCGATTTCTTCATCCGTCAGATAACAAGCTGGATCGCTTTCCCAGAAGTCCCCCGTCATCGCCTCGGCGCGTGTACGGAAGTTGCCGTTGCAGTTGGCGAGGAACTGACAGCATGCGCAGCGCCCTTTGAGGAGCGGCTTCCGATCCTTAAGACCGGCGAGAATGGGGCTCGTCGCCGTATCCGACCAGATATCTCCGAACTTTCTTTCACGGACATTGCCGAAGGTGTGGTGCTGCGTGAACTGATCCGGATGCACATAGCCGAACGGATCGACCTCGGCAAACGCGATGCCCGAACGATTTCCGCCGTTGCTGGAAATCATCCGCTTGATGTGCTCCGCCCCCTTCTGATCGCCCTCTCGAAGCGCGTTCAGATAAATGTAGACACCGTCGCAGTGATTGTCAACGGTCAGGATTTCCTTTTCCAAACCGCGTTTTTCGAAATCTCTCGTGCGGCGAATGATAATATCCATCGCCCGGCGGGATTCTTCGGGCGAGACATCCTCCGCCATCATCTTGTTGCCGCGTCCCGAGTAGACGAGGTGATAGAAGCAGACGCGGTTGATTCCCTCTTCTTCAATGAAGTCAAAGATCTTGTCAAGCTCCATGAAGTTGTGATGGTTGATCGTAAATCGAAGTCCGACGCGCTGCCCTACCGCCGTGCAGTTTTGGATGCCGCGCATAGCAAGCCCGTAAGCGCCGTCCATTCCCCGGAACGCGTCATTGACATCCTTGAGCCCGTCAAGTGAAATGCCGACATAGCCGACACCGATATCTTTGATTCGCTGCGCGACCTCACGCGTGATCAGGGTGCCGTTCGTTGAGAGCGTCGGACGGATTCCCTTTTCCGCCGCGTATTCCGCCAGCTCAAAGAAATCCGGACGAATGAGCGGCTCTCCGCCCGAGAAGAGCAGTACCGGCACCTTGAAATCCGCAAGGTCGTCAATAAACCTCTTTGCTTCCTCCGTGGACAGCTCATTGTCGTACTTTTTCGCGTCGGACTCCATGTAGCAGTGACGACAGGAGAGATTGCAGGTCTTCGTCGAATTCCAGACGACGACAGGCCCCATGCCCTCTGCCGCACCGTTGCGCATCGCGTGCGCATGCTTCGTATAGCGCAGTGAATCGCCAAAGTACTCTCTCGCGAAGAGCAGCTTTGTAACGCTGATCATATACTCATTTCCTCCCGAAATATGAGGGATTACACCCTCCACACACAGAATATTCCCTTATTTTGCCTTCATGCCGTCAATGATGATCCGCACCTTCAAGCGGATGTTTTCCTCAAAGCGCAGTCCCAGCGTGCTGAAGGCTGCCGCCTGGAAGAGCGAATGAAAGAGCTCCGTAATGACTCCCGAGGGAATGTCCGAGCGAAACTCTCCGCTTTTCTGGCCTTCATCGGTAATGGTGTTGAAGATTTCCTTAAAGGCAGGCGCCGACGGACGGTCCGGCTTTGCCGCCGCCTGCTCGGGCGGCATGGAAGGCGCGGCGGCATGCTCCGCCGCGCGAAGAAAAAGCGGCATGACGAATCGATTCTTCGACAGAAGCTCCGCCGTATACAGGAGAAGATCCTCCAAAACGACAGCCGTCTCCCGCTTCTCCTGACGCAGAAGAGAGAGACGCGCTTCTATGTCCTCTACAATGTTCTTCAAAAGCTCCATCAAAATCTCTTCCTTGGAGCCGAAATAATTGTAAAACGTACCGAGACCGAGGTTTGCCGACGCCATGATATCCGCAATCGAGGTCTCGTGCACACCTTTTTGCGCAAACAGAGTAACCGCCGCGTCGAGAATCGCGCTGCGGTACAGACGCTTTTTTTGTTCACGCTTGCTGATCGCTTTCCCCATAATATTCCTCCACAACGTCTATTATAGCAAATTTTTCGGATAAATAAAGTAAAAATGAACACGATTCATGATTTTTTATTGCTTTTTTATTATCGCCCGCTCATCGGATGATATTACACAGCTATTTACGACGTTTTTTCGGCTTGGCAATCTCCCAGCGGCCGTTGCGATTGGAGCCGGATCGCGTGACGATGCCCTGTGCCGTTAAGGAAGCGGTCATTCGCTTGATCGTTGCGATGGAGAGCCCCAGCACGTCCTTCATTTCCGACTGCGTGATGCGCGGCTTTTCCCGCATGAGCTCAATCATGCGATCCTCGCGCGCATCATGCAGCTG
This portion of the Selenomonas sp. TAMA-11512 genome encodes:
- the alr gene encoding alanine racemase, with amino-acid sequence MSVNDPVNRSAWAEIDCSALRSNYRLIRKRLPETTRLCAVVKANGYGHGAIEVAKIALSEGATYLGAATPDEGVELREAGIDAPILVLGLIGPESVASIVKNDITQTVATEELAKQLDAEAAKQGKKVKVHLKVETGMGRIGVCPEDASALAGVLEELSHVELEGIFSHFSVADSDLEFTKRQIEKFKDACAMVEQVTGRRLLRHIAESEAILRLLDISSFDMVRAGIIQYGLKPGKTLPDDIELRQAMRLKAKIVFIKEIEPGQSIGYGRKFIARRKSRIATLPLGYADGYIRAYGNEGSVEIKGKRAPIAGRICMDQTMIDITDIDGVEVGDEVTLFGSETLTTDEAARWLDTINYEIVCLVSSRVPRVYVGE
- the nirJ2 gene encoding putative heme d1 biosynthesis radical SAM protein NirJ2, with amino-acid sequence MIISWNTTNACNMYCKHCYRDAGCKAEEELSTAEAKKLLNEIARAGFKIMIFSGGEPLTRPDIVDLVAHATSLGLRSVFGTNGTLITLDMAKKLKAAGAMGMGISLDSMDPVKHNAFREFEGAWEGAVRGMKNCREVGLGFQIHTTVMDWNQHELETITDFAVEIGAVAHHFFFLVPTGRARTMEEESLRAEAYEDVLTRIMKKSETVDIELKPTCAPQFLRIAGQHDIKTRFKRGCLAGLSYCIISPRGKVQPCAYLNMELGDVRETPFDEIWKSNEVFKKLRTLEYSGGCGACDYKNACGGCRARAAYYNNGDYMAEEPWCLYHGRKGWTA
- the nirJ1 gene encoding putative heme d1 biosynthesis radical SAM protein NirJ1 — encoded protein: MISVTKLLFAREYFGDSLRYTKHAHAMRNGAAEGMGPVVVWNSTKTCNLSCRHCYMESDAKKYDNELSTEEAKRFIDDLADFKVPVLLFSGGEPLIRPDFFELAEYAAEKGIRPTLSTNGTLITREVAQRIKDIGVGYVGISLDGLKDVNDAFRGMDGAYGLAMRGIQNCTAVGQRVGLRFTINHHNFMELDKIFDFIEEEGINRVCFYHLVYSGRGNKMMAEDVSPEESRRAMDIIIRRTRDFEKRGLEKEILTVDNHCDGVYIYLNALREGDQKGAEHIKRMISSNGGNRSGIAFAEVDPFGYVHPDQFTQHHTFGNVRERKFGDIWSDTATSPILAGLKDRKPLLKGRCACCQFLANCNGNFRTRAEAMTGDFWESDPACYLTDEEIGLVREAVS
- a CDS encoding TetR/AcrR family transcriptional regulator, which encodes MGKAISKREQKKRLYRSAILDAAVTLFAQKGVHETSIADIMASANLGLGTFYNYFGSKEEILMELLKNIVEDIEARLSLLRQEKRETAVVLEDLLLYTAELLSKNRFVMPLFLRAAEHAAAPSMPPEQAAAKPDRPSAPAFKEIFNTITDEGQKSGEFRSDIPSGVITELFHSLFQAAAFSTLGLRFEENIRLKVRIIIDGMKAK